The following nucleotide sequence is from Zea mays cultivar B73 chromosome 1, Zm-B73-REFERENCE-NAM-5.0, whole genome shotgun sequence.
aaatagtgactagtgagagagacaattgtgttcttttgagctcttgcgcttggattgcttttcttcttccttctttcttgtttccaactcaattgtaatcaaggcaagagacaccaattgtgtggtggtccttgtggggacttagtgtcccgattgattgagaagagaagctcactcggtctaggtgaccgtttgagagagggaaagggttgaaagagacccggtctttgtgaccacctcaacggggagtaggtttgcaagaaccgaacctcggtaaaacaaatcaccgtgtcatccgccttatttgcttgtgatttgttttcaccctctctttcggactcgattatatttctaacgctaaccccggcttgtaggtgtgcttaaactttataaatttcatatttgtctattcacccccctctaggcaattttcaggaaccgaacctcgataaaacaaatcatcgtgtctactcgctttgattctcgcttgatttgtttgccctctttcctctctctaacgtttccttgctagtattgatttgagtttgctcccatacgtcatttgcatcctttgagcaactcttagcaagagaaacaatctttcggacttgaatttaattctaacgctaaccccagacctagtgtgtgtttaaagtttataaatttcaggtttcgcctatccacccccttctaggcgactttcaataatgACCTTCCAACCATATGGTTCTTAGTGAGGTATGCCCTTTCAAATCCAGATCTTTTCAACACTTTCATGTACAAGTTGATTGGTGAACTAGTATGCATCTTTTGAAATGTTCAAGTCGTAGACCTAAACAAATTTTGGGTTTTcacaaatctttcatttcgaacTCAGATTTTAAGTATGATTAGACTTCTTTAATTTCTCCATGTGTTCCAATGATGTTTAAGTCATTGACATAAGTGTGATTATACATAATCCATTCGGGAATCGTATATAAATACACATGGACAATGTTCGCTATTTGTGTAGCCTTTCTTGCTTAGAAAGTCACTCAAACGTTTATACCATATATTCTTAAATGTATCATAGATAATATGTCTAGAATTAATGCCCTCCATCACAAAAAAGAATAAATTCCTTGGGCCCCCTTCAATTGAGTATCGACATAAGGCTTAATTATAATCACATCCTAAGACAATTTTAAGTGAATAGTTAAAATAGTACACCATGAACAACAAAAGCACGCTCAACCAATCTTCGCTTGACGACTCAGTCCTTTCTTAAGAAAAACCAAACCACTCGCACCTAGGTCTTTTGAAAATCCCTATAATTTCACTAGGACCATGTGACATTAAATATGGAATATTTTGTTCTTTATTAGTAAACAAGAGGTACAAACTCTGTTGTTGGGGATTTCACCTTAGGCAAACATAATCTCTGATACTTTAGAGTTGGCTAACAACATTCTTTGTTTCACATTCGCTTCCaggatcaaattcattttgaataaAGCAATAAAAGTGATAAGAAGATCATATGAATGTCAAAGTTGTTCAATCATCATCATTTTACGCTCAAAAGCTTCACCAACAAAGACACAATACAGAGTCTTAGGACATGAAGTTTCACCTATGATGACTTTTTATGAAGTCTCAAGACCTATGAAGCTTGACCAAGAAATACCAAATCTTCGTACAATCAAGTGAAGCCATGATAGAGTCTTTGTCATAAGCGAACATATGTTTGCGAAGACTGATCACCAACAAGGATTCAAGTACTGCTTGTTGGTCGGCGCTGCGAGCACTAGGGTGCTAGATCCGGCGGCCAGTGGAGGAAGTCTGCACGCCTGCTGCCTGCTCCTTGCAGTGATATCTTGCATTGGTACTGCAATATGGAACACCACCATTAGCATTGTCATACTGCTTTAAGAAAACATAAAGGAGCAGAGAGGATCTGAGGAGCATAGCACAGAAGGGAGCTTTGAGCAGACATACCTTCACGGGGTGACTTACCGTCACATCTAGCCGTCGAGCTAAGCCTCCGCTACCGTCCTTGAGCTAAGCCTTCCCATATTGGTCCCTGTGTCCGAGCTAAGCCTTCCCACATTGGTCCATGTGTcctgtgatggaggaagaggctACACGTGGCTACCGTCCTTGAGCTAGGCACATGGGGTTTCCTCCATCACAGGACACATGGACCAATGTGGGAAGGCCGCGCTGAGGGGGGGACCCGTGCCGCCAGACAAAGGCGGGATGAGCGGAACTGTCAGCGCGGAGTTAAGGGGAGGGTGACAGCGAGGTTTCCGATGGGGATGAAAGTCGAGAGGACGAGCGACGACGGTGGAAGGGGGTGGAGGGGCGGTACCTTGCGGGCACCACCGAGGGGGTAAGAGGGAGGGAATCACAGCACACCCTGGTGATCAGTGGGGCGCGGAGCTCCAGCCCACAGAATGGCGGTAGCTCACCCTGCGCTACCCCAAGTCCCGCAGGCGAGGCGTATGTGGTTCCCAGATCTCATCATAGGGAGAGCGCGGAGCGAGGTTCCGAGGGCGAGGATGGCGCGCTGGGGGACTGGGATGGGGAACACACGGTGGGGACATGGGCAGTGGGACGACGCAGGAGAGTGTGGATGACAACGCTAAAttattaatagagtagtataaatACAACTCTCGGCTGATTGGCAAGCAACTCACCGGCTGAGTCAGCTTCAATCTCACCTGTGACCTGTACACTCCCAGATCAGACGGTTCACGTACGACGGTTGGCAACACTCACAACCACCGCACCGCACACCGCAGCCCAAGTTCTCCTCTGCATCTGAAATATCTTGCCACCTGACGCGACAGCGACAAGATCCAAGAACTCGCTCGCGCGCACGGACAGGGCCGGAACCCAGGGATCGAGACTGAACAGCAGTCCGAGACGCCATGAACGTGGAGGAGGAGGTCGGGAGGCTCAAGGAGGAGATCCATAGGCTCGGCCAGCAGCAGCCCGATGGCTCTTACAAGGTACCCCTTCCATGCTCTAAACTCTCCCCTCCGGCCTCCGGAGCCGCCGCAGATCTGAGCCATCCGCGTCGCCGCATTTCCTTTTCCTGTGCTGTGCTGCCATCTCCAGGATGGCCCGCGCCAGAATTCCTCCCCTTCTCTCGATGCTTAGTGTGCAATGTGCAGTATGATCTGCACAGACCAGTCTCCGGCATGAAGCTGCGATGGGCGATCGAGTCgagaagccgttgccgactcgaCGGACTTTGAGAGATCATCTTGTGGCTGCCGCTGATGGGTAGTATTTAGCAGGGTCTTTCTGAAATGGGAAGACATTTATTCTAGCAGCCTGGTGGATGCTCGAAACGATATCTGCGGTGCAGATCCCCTAAGCTGTGCGCCTCTCGCAGTTACTTAGTCAGCCAGTGGACATTGCTGTGAGGATTGGCGCCGAACCGATGATATTGCAACTGAAAGATGACCCTTTCAGTCGTTTGCATTGTAGGTAGCATTTTGTGTCGGTTGTGGTGGGATGACCACCATAAGCTTATGATTTCGTAGATTATCCCCTATTCTATGGAACCGATCGAATGCGAAAATCTTTTAAAAAAGCATGAATAAATGGAAACTCTGTTTAAATTGACCTACTTGCCCCAGTTAAATGTTGGCCTGTGTCCATATATGTCATATTCGTAATGAAGATGTCCAATGTCGTTGTGGGAAGAAGAGTGCAAACAGATCAACGACATCGAGTTCTTTCATACCGCAGATGTTTGTGTCGTTGACCACTATGGATCCTGTTTATTCGAGAATACAGAATACTCTCCAAACTCAGTAGAGTTATCCCATCTTGGTTATTTTGGTTACTGGTCTAATTTTTTTCTTGCTTCAAGTACCATGGAATTAATATTCCTTATGTTTAATCGTGTCTTACCTTCTATTGATTTTCTGTGTATTTTTCCTAGTTATTGGTTTCCATGTTTGTTGTGTCTTAATCATGTTGAGGCTCCAAAGTGCATATGATAGCTTAGAAGGGCTTGTCGCTGTGATTCTCCTTCGATTCATCTTGAATGAATTCAAGGTCTATTATTTTTACTATTTAAGATTTGGCTTGTTCTTTTCATGTTTTGTACGACAAATTTGAACTTCGCAAATCCGAATCTTGGCTCATTTATTAGTCCATCGCCCTATGTGATCTTTAGCCCCTGATTCTAGCCAAAAGTCGTCAACAATGAAAAGGATGAATGGATACATAAACAGATGTAGTTCCTGTTCCTGGAACCATCACTGTACTGTGAGCTTTTGAATCTTAAATCGTGACACTACTTTCATGGGAGGTTGCTAGCCTGCTATGACCTGCTTAGTGCAGACCTTGCTTTGCTAAAAGAGTCTCACCATTCTTAGCTGCACGTCTGTATCCTATAGACACCACTTTCTTTAAAGAGTCTACAAGTGATGTTGTAAATGTTATAACACTATATCATATGATGTTACAGTGTAAAATTATAGTATACATGTTATGGATTTTATTGTTTCTGCACTATACCTTGTGAATGTGCACAGAGAACATCAATACTACGTTACTGAACTATTGGTTCGCAGGTCAAGTTTGGCGTCCTCTTCAACGACGACCGGTGTGCAAATATCTTTGAAGCACTAGTTGGCACCTTGAGGGCCGccaagaagaggaagatcttgacCTACGAAGGCGAGCTGCTTCTGCAAGGTGTCCATGACAACGTGGAGATAACCCTGTTGCCCCCACCTGCAGTTGCTGCCGCTTGAAGCGAAGAGCACCACCAAGTTCTCGATTCCATACAACTCGTATGCTTGTATTCTGCCGTGCCTATattagattctctcgaaccatttgGTGTTCCTTGAAAACTGCTATCGTGTGATATATGAAATTGTGGTGCTCAAGAAATTGCCTTGCTTGCATATGGTTGTGTTGCTTAATAAATTCAATGCTGGTATAGCATTCGTGTCATGAGACATGAAAACAGCAGACTGGAGTTAATGGCCGCGGGTTATTGACGTCTTCCATACTGGATGATTTTCTTCCCAACaaaggctagtttggaaaccttaATTTTTCAAttgatttctatttttccatgggaaaatgaactaatttccctaggaaaaataaaaatccCATGAAAAAttggggttcccaaactagccctaagtttCTTTTTAGTTCCGTCACTCTTCCCATTTTCCTTTATATTTTTTTTATGGATCCTCGTCGACATTTACTTCCCTCACCAGCACCTGTTGTCACCCTGATCAATACAGGCCAAGTTAACAAGCAGATTTTTAAAAAGGGGATTTTAAATCCGTGCCCGTAGTTCAGCAGTAATACTCAGTTTTGTCCCTTGAGTAAAAATGCTCCATCCGATCCTGGATACACCGCATAAGGTCATTTATCCAAAAAAATTAATATCGTGCGAAAAAAATGTTTTAGTCAAATATATTATAAATAGAAATTTATCCAACATTTCTTTTCACATAGCTATTGTAGGGGTGAAGCGGGTTGAGTGGCATAATTTATCAACTTTACTCGCATCTATTCCTGCGGGTTGAGTGGCATAATTTATCAATTTTACTCGCATCTATTCCTTTGGGTCATTCGAAGGACAAATTCTTATGAGTACCGCCCGAAATAGAGTTTTCTCAGTCCAGTCAATGTACCACATTTTAATGAATACTCTCATTTTAACCCATAATATATTGCTTCGGAAACTAAAACTCTCTCtcaaaattaaaattttcttGTGGTACTTAGGGAGAGGAGTTACTCTCACTAAAGTCAATTTAGCTAAACATAGGTGGACAGGTAGTATGAAATGATGTTTTTTAATCAGAATGAGACTATTCAACATATTAATTGATTGTTACCTTATCAGGAATATTTGGAGTATTATTTACCTTGCTTTAAATATTGAGAGACCCATCAATGTTAATCATATAATTGAGAATTGGGCTACTAATAAGGGAATAACACATCGGAAAAACTTCTAATTGGAGTGGTGGCAATGTTTTGGTCTATTTGGTTGTGCCGCAATGATATAACCTTTAATTTTAAACCAATACCATCAATTTTGCAGGTTCTTTTCAGGGGGATGTATTGGCTCAGACTCTGGAGATTATTGCAGAAACAAAAAGCTCACCAAGAGATTTTTATGGTATGTCAATCCTTAGATACGATATCAATGGAGATCTTTGTAAAACATGGATGGAGGTCTAATGCTAGATTAAAGGACGTTTGATTCGAGGACAAGTTCTTTTCAAGAATGTTCTTTTTTAATTACGCATGTTTTATTAATTTTCAAACTATAATACCGTATGTAGGAAACTACGAAAGGCTGAAACATTTTTTGTTTCTATTATAAAAAAAATACTAGAGAGGACCAAAACTGAGCATTACTGTTAAACTAGGGTCAGAGATTAAAAAATGCATTTTAAagattatatatgtatatattcgTTTTCATGCATTTTCTTACTGGCAACTTAAATTATCAGCGTTTATTCGTTTTCATGCATTTTTCTTACTTACTGTCAACTTAAATTATCAGTGTTTATGTGTGGTAGCATAAGCTACATATCTCTAAGTCTGTGTCCAGCAAGAGTATATGGTCCTGAACGCTAGATGTTATATAACGTGTCTTAGCTTCTCCTAGCCCTCCAACAGTATGCAATAAAATTTAGCGCTTGTCCGCGGCATCCTAAATAATATAGACGGGGAGACCTCTATTTAAGGATGGTAATGAGTTCTAAATTttatactataaaatttaagaatcAAATCAGATTAGAATCAGACTTTATTTCTATTTTTAACTAAAATTATTTAAGGAATCAAATAGATTGTGAAAAAACATTTAGATTATGATCCATTACCGCCCCTACCTCTATGACTACATCTGAAATAAGAAGTTATGAGCAGTTAAGTAACGTTGTACTGGTGTCACACCTAGGGGTGATAATGAGCCcttaattttacactataaaatttaaggatgaGATCGAACTAAAATCAGactctatttctatttatttttaaactaaaattagtTAAAGACTCAAATAAATTGTGAAGAGACATTTGAATCGTGATCCATTATCAACATTACGACATCTGCCTATCTAGTAATTAATAAATGTGTTGTCGGTCGTCTATCCGAGATGCAAATATATAACAACAATCCAAATATCAACTTAAGAGGAAAGAAATCAGAACAAGAGCTGAACTTGAGAGCAATGAGGTGAGGACATGGAAAAGCGCTTCCTTCGAAAAAAGAGGTTGCCACACGAACCGTTTTAGCTTGCAAATTTAAGGGTGGGAGGCATTAGGAAAATGTTTCTTTGCTATCATGACATATTTTGTGccggcagcagcagcaatacACAATGGGATGACATGATATCTTGTCTGAGAGAGAGTATTAAAGAAAGGTGATCATGGAGGTCATGTATATATTTGTTCATAGCTAAACACAATTTCACCTTTTGTTTCTAAAACTAGTTAAGAAAGATGATCAAACAAGAAAATGAAAAACCAAGCTAATGATTTTGCTAACGTGTTCATATTTGTAAGCAAGAATAATTATATCTGTATAGACATCTTGATATATGATATGAGGTAACAATTCATCTTCCAAAGACAAGTTGCCAGTGACAACCTTCTTAGTTCATAATTTTATTTTGATTTTTTAAAAGTATGTTCTCGCTTCAAACAATTTGACTGTTGTAAATGCTTGTTAACTAGAGAAGTTGAATCGGTGTTTTAAATAACATGCTATAGCATTtagcaaagaaatatgctcagacGTTGTAGCATGTTATATTTAGTATTCCCTCCGTTCTAATTTATAATTTACTGCGATATCGAATAGCATATAATATATTTTAAGTATGACtttgattttttttgtttttttgcaaaaataaaataaaataaaacgaGCACGTTAAACTTGAcaaaaaagtcaaacgaattataaattgggAAGGAGGGAGTACAACATTGTTAGATTGCCTCCAACGGTTTGTGTAAAATAGGGACATAGAACTGTAAATGATATTGTTTGACATTGGTTGTAGGGTAAAGTTTAAAATAGAGAATGCGATAAAGAATCTGTCGAAGATAGTCTTATGTGGCGACACTTGCTTTATCTGCTATGGCGCCGCTATAGTTTATCTATTTATTTAAAACATTGAGTTCAAACGATAAAAGAGAGTTATTTTACTAGAACACTGCGTTTGGGAACAGTGGATTTTTTAATCTGATTCTGCACACTACTCAAGCAAATGCAGCACAAAGTTGATATTTGGGATTCTCCCTTACAGCAAACCAGGGTAGAAAAACCAAAACGTTTGGGGAACAAAACAGATAATATATTTCATTATATAATTTGTAGGTAATCAAACGTCAGAAACTCTATTTGACTAAGGGATTCCTATTTTTTCAATGGAAATTAAACTAATTTCACTTGGGAAAATGAACACCCCTTAGAAAAATAGGTTCCCAACTAGCCCTAAGTGCACTTTTATTTAGCAACATTAGGTCCTCTTGGTATTATTGTATATGCATCTTTGTTCTTTTTCTACAAAAATATTAGGCTTTATAGGTAATATATATCTATATTTACTCTATTAAGAATCTAATGCGGCATCTGATGCTAGACCTGCCCCACGCGCCCCAACTGGTTCTCCCGCTCCACCGTTCCGTGCAGCTACTGCGCTTGCACAACACCCGATCTCGCTCTCGCAGCTACCACACTGCGCAAAAAAGTGCTGAGTGAGCACTCGAACCCATACTCCATACTCCAGAAATTTAGGGCTAACCACCAGATCACTCATAACTTAGTATTTATAAATAAACattaattatatttgaataaatatctcaatacctatttatatgatataaaAAACTATAGCAAACCACGAGCAACTGGCTAGTTAGGTATATTGCTCGAACAATGAAAATACAATtaagtatgtatgtttgcacctaTTGAAGCTTTATTGTGTAGATGAAATTTAACATCGTCTAGAGCACATAAACAATTGTTTATGCCATTGTAGTGACTAAGGGCATATTTGGCATTCAATCTTAACTGAAATCTAGATTCGAATAATGCATGTGCTAGCATAGAATGACTTGTGTAATACACGTTGTTGTGTTTGACATACAACATTCACACGGCATGGCTGCAAACACACGCTTTTGTTTGGTGGGATGTAGACCTAGTTGGTTCGCATTACTTAGAGAAGAATTATTggctttgatttagggctaaacaCTAGGGGGTATCATTTGTCGGTGCTCTCTGCGGCGGCGCAACCGGTCCGCGGCTCTGGACCGGATGGTTCGTGACTTTGTTGTAGGAGTAGCTCCTTCCCTGCGTCGCTTCGGACGGTTCATGCTCTAGGTTGGACGACCCGAGATGGCGCAGAGCCTTTTTCTTCCTCACAGATACCTAGATCTTGCCCCCTGGGAGAGAGATCTTAGGGTTCTCTGGGGTCGACAGGCCACACGGGGTGTCCCTAGACGGTAGACGATGTAGAGTCGCCTAGGGATTAAGAAGGTGGTAGTGGTTGAGTCTAGGATAAAACCGATCTTGCCCCCGAGAGAGAACTCGTCAGGgtaagatcctagggtcgtcttgggatcggtaggccacccaagatggctctagatgacgtagagtcgaatagaggttgtaaggaaaatagacccctggccatttggctaaatgagttttggtgtttgatgattaacacaacctgtgaactaatgtgtttgctagtgtttatgtttatagttcacaggatgcgaagaggattggactaagacactgaggatgcaacacctcaaatgaagacataaaaagagcttagaagtcctagactcaagaccaaaggagcccaagaacaaaatacagaagacctagaagatgggctgtcagctggcacaccggtggcacacagttggctcaccggtggcacacatttGGCGCACAGGACAGCCAATAGAGTTTCCACgagaggaggcaccggactgtccagtgtgcaccggacaatcactgttcactgttcggtgcacgtaatggctagctgtcagaactagccattggctgcacaccgttggcacacatttggctcaccggtggcacaccgttggctgacaggactgtccgatgtgccacccttACAGCAGTCTGCTTttcaacggctagttgagttggggcctatatatacttcacccaaccagccatttgaaggtgtgggagcccaagcgacataccaaggcatattgtagacatttccaagtgctcaaacacccaagtgcttaataaaatcactcggtgattagcgtaggtgctttgtgaagtgtttaggttagttagaccgcattagcgcttgctctaggtgaaccctagttagttgattgagttttgtaaaaccacacaacccctcggctcttgcgcgagccattgtaattgtacagaGTGGGGCAAGAGCcttgcgagaccatgacaaccgcgtttgtgtcacggttgccaccgtgtaccagagggaacgaggctcgcggcgtttcggccggaagctcgatagtggagacggcagggagcgtccgagaagagccggaagcggagcaccacttgcacgtggagaaggcccgcagctctctacagagttactcgaccgaggtgcttggccctcgcgtgggcttcccttggcgtaggggcaccaacgaggattagtcgggaccttgcgtggttctggatacctcagTGAAAATACCGacatcatccacgagagtttgcatctctaccttgctctttaacttccccatttatattaagcatttaagtttcaatcttgtctttatgctTATATAttatagattgaaacttagccattacggtagagatagcaacacttagacaaaacctagtttgcacattctaatttgattatttgcataggttttgctctagggatttatttgtggcctagtttagtaaaagctttagaagttctaattcaccccctcttaagcGTCACCGTTTCCTACAGAGGTGAAGATAATGCCCTGGGCCggttgaagcgtcccaatcctctgggactcaaatgtgatacaattactagtcccaggaggctagtaaacacatttatacatcagatgattccaaatctgcttaaacgagataaacctataaaggtggcgatcaactttaagagttggtccacaactcgggacatatcatcagagtggggctgaagcagcccgatatatgcagcgaagcaaatcagcggtccaacagccacaggcaaggttgggaacagtcgtaactcttacccgatctcctttttctgaaaaacaacaaataagcaagggtgagtacaaacgtactcagcagcccaccttcacgcgCGGAAtgaggaaatcagatataatgcatggaatatgtggagctcaggatattttgcagaaatagcaatattttatgtagggttgttttgaaaaacattttgtatttttgcaaagcgcatcctctccaaaaggagcaggaagtttttcagtattataacaaaatcccctggactaaaccatccaggtatctcagcagtttcccactggttttcattttcaacaacagctactggacttcccatccaccatagctcacgtctcaaccgtcggaccttttaaaaaccacttttctcaaacgcacctttttttaaaaac
It contains:
- the LOC100279366 gene encoding Costars family protein-like — translated: MNVEEEVGRLKEEIHRLGQQQPDGSYKVKFGVLFNDDRCANIFEALVGTLRAAKKRKILTYEGELLLQGVHDNVEITLLPPPAVAAA